A region from the Scylla paramamosain isolate STU-SP2022 unplaced genomic scaffold, ASM3559412v1 Contig2, whole genome shotgun sequence genome encodes:
- the LOC135095914 gene encoding kinesin-like protein Klp98A yields MTSRHLQIYDDLGKDIEEAVVLGYNACVLAYGQSGSGKTYTILGTQDAPGLAPRMSAGLLARLQDRYRPDDICASDFSLTLSLVEIYNERVRDLLAPTPCPRPPPAFTRHAVSSAKEAWSLLARGQACRSAAPTPSHAHSSRSHALLTLEVVQPHAHTRSALTQVDLAGSCA; encoded by the exons atgACCTCCCGACACCTCCAGATATACGATGACCTCGGGAAGGACATCGAGGAGGCTGTGGTGTTGGGCTACAATGCTTGTGTACTTGCTTATGGCCAGTCTGGGTCAGGAAAGACCTATACTATCTTAGGAACTCAG GACGCCCCAGGTTTGGCCCCCAGGATGTCAGCAGGACTCCTGGCGCGGCTGCAGGACCGCTACAGACCTGACGACATATGTGCCAGTGacttctccctcaccctcag TCTAGTTGAGATCTAcaatgagagagtgagggacCTCCTGGCGCCCACCCCCTGCCCACGGCCGCCCCCTGCGT TCACCCGCCACGCCGTCAGCTCAGCGAAGGAGGCGTGGTCTCTGCTGGCGCGGGGGCAGGCATGTCGCAGCGCGGCGCCCACACCCTCCCACGCCCACTCCAGCCGATCCCACGCCCTGTTGACCCTGGAGGTTGTGCAGccccacgcccacacacgctCCGCTCTCACCCAGGTGGATCTTgcgggcag CTGTGCATAA